In one window of Vulpes vulpes isolate BD-2025 chromosome 1, VulVul3, whole genome shotgun sequence DNA:
- the ZDHHC23 gene encoding palmitoyltransferase ZDHHC23 isoform X2, translating to MTHKGGVKPGKKNKAEEPELEPLCCCEYIDRNGEKNHVAACLCDCQDLDDGCDRWITCKSVQPETCERIMDTVSDRLRIPWLRGAKKVNVSIIPPLILLPVFLRVASWHFLLGVVVLTSLPVLALWYYYLTHRRKEQTLFFLSLGLFSLGYMYYVFLQEVVPRGRVGPTRLALLTCGLFLILFALCRAKKNPGYLRSPAGSERPGSGGPAERPGPGGQDKARGPLSSRAPREEIRGPSGVPAGSPAKVKEDWCAKCQLVRPARAWHCRICGICVRRMDHHCVWINSCVGESNHQAFILALSVFLLTSVYGITLTLDTICRDRSVFTALFYCPGVYADYSSALAFTCVWYSVIVTAGMAYIFLIQLINISYNVTEREVQQALRQKTGRRLLCGLIVDTGQYNRGFLRNWHQFSTLGAPPFHHPAEDIV from the exons ATGACACACAAGGGCGGCGTGAAGCcggggaagaaaaacaaagccgaAGAGCCCGAATTGGAGCCCCTGTGCTGCTGCGAGTACATAGATCGGAACGGGGAGAAGAACCACGTGGCTGCTTGTTTGTGTGACTGCCAGGATCTCGATGACGGATGCGACAG ATGGATTACGTGTAAGTCGGTGCAGCCAGAGACCTGCGAGAGAATCATGGACACGGTGTCTGATCGCCTCCGAATTCCTTGGCTGAGGGGGGCCAAGAAGGTTAACGTTAGCATCATTCCCCCGCTCATCCTCCTGCCCGTCTTCCTCCGCGTGGCCTCCTGGCACTTCCTCCTGGGGGTGGTGGTTTTGACCTCCCTCCCCGTGCTGGCCCTGTGGTACTACTACCTCACTCACCGAAGGAAAGAACAGACTCTGTTTTTCCTGAGCCTCGGACTGTTTTCTCTGGGCTACATGTACTACGTGTTCCTGCAGGAGGTGGTCCCCAGAGGGCGCGTGGGGCCCACTCGCCTGGCTCTTCTTACCTGCGGGTTATTTCTGATACTCTTCGCCTTGTGCAGAGCCAAGAAGAATCCAGGCTACCTCAGGAGCCCGGCAGGCAGCGAGCGGCCCGGGAGCGGCGGCCCCGCCGAGCGCCCGGGTCCCGGCGGCCAGGACAAGGCCCGGGGGCCTCTCAGCAGCCGCGCGCCGAGGGAGGAGATTCGGGGCCCCTCCGGGGTGCCGGCCGGGAGCCCCGCCAAGGTGAAGGAGGACTGGTGCGCCAAGTGCCAGCTGGTGCGGCCGGCGCGCGCGTGGCACTGCCGGATCTGCGGCATCTGCGTGAGGAGAATGGATCACCACTGTGTCTG GATAAATAGCTGTGTTGGAGAATCAAATCACCAAGCATTTATACTTGCCCTTTCGGTCTTCTTGCTCACTTCGGTGTACGGGATCACACTGACCTTGGACACCATCTGTAGAGACCGAAGTGTCTTCACAGCTCTCTTCTATTGTCCTGGAGTTTATGCAGATTACAG CTCGGCTCTGGCCTTCACCTGCGTGTGGTACTCCGTGATCGTCACGGCGGGCATGGCCTACATCTTCCTCATTCAGCTGATTAACATCAGTTACAACGTCACCGAGAGGGAAGTCCAGCAGGCCCTGCGTCAGAAGACGGGGCGCCGGCTCCTCTGCGGGCTCATCGTGGATACAGGCCAGTACAATCGGGGCTTCCTGCGGAACTGGCACCAGTTCTCCACGCTGGGCgccccccccttccaccaccccgcCGAGGACATTGTCTGA
- the ZDHHC23 gene encoding palmitoyltransferase ZDHHC23 isoform X1, giving the protein MTHKGGVKPGKKNKAEEPELEPLCCCEYIDRNGEKNHVAACLCDCQDLDDGCDRWITCKSVQPETCERIMDTVSDRLRIPWLRGAKKVNVSIIPPLILLPVFLRVASWHFLLGVVVLTSLPVLALWYYYLTHRRKEQTLFFLSLGLFSLGYMYYVFLQEVVPRGRVGPTRLALLTCGLFLILFALCRAKKNPGYLRSPAGSERPGSGGPAERPGPGGQDKARGPLSSRAPREEIRGPSGVPAGSPAKVKEDWCAKCQLVRPARAWHCRICGICVRRMDHHCVCCVGESNHQAFILALSVFLLTSVYGITLTLDTICRDRSVFTALFYCPGVYADYSSALAFTCVWYSVIVTAGMAYIFLIQLINISYNVTEREVQQALRQKTGRRLLCGLIVDTGQYNRGFLRNWHQFSTLGAPPFHHPAEDIV; this is encoded by the exons ATGACACACAAGGGCGGCGTGAAGCcggggaagaaaaacaaagccgaAGAGCCCGAATTGGAGCCCCTGTGCTGCTGCGAGTACATAGATCGGAACGGGGAGAAGAACCACGTGGCTGCTTGTTTGTGTGACTGCCAGGATCTCGATGACGGATGCGACAG ATGGATTACGTGTAAGTCGGTGCAGCCAGAGACCTGCGAGAGAATCATGGACACGGTGTCTGATCGCCTCCGAATTCCTTGGCTGAGGGGGGCCAAGAAGGTTAACGTTAGCATCATTCCCCCGCTCATCCTCCTGCCCGTCTTCCTCCGCGTGGCCTCCTGGCACTTCCTCCTGGGGGTGGTGGTTTTGACCTCCCTCCCCGTGCTGGCCCTGTGGTACTACTACCTCACTCACCGAAGGAAAGAACAGACTCTGTTTTTCCTGAGCCTCGGACTGTTTTCTCTGGGCTACATGTACTACGTGTTCCTGCAGGAGGTGGTCCCCAGAGGGCGCGTGGGGCCCACTCGCCTGGCTCTTCTTACCTGCGGGTTATTTCTGATACTCTTCGCCTTGTGCAGAGCCAAGAAGAATCCAGGCTACCTCAGGAGCCCGGCAGGCAGCGAGCGGCCCGGGAGCGGCGGCCCCGCCGAGCGCCCGGGTCCCGGCGGCCAGGACAAGGCCCGGGGGCCTCTCAGCAGCCGCGCGCCGAGGGAGGAGATTCGGGGCCCCTCCGGGGTGCCGGCCGGGAGCCCCGCCAAGGTGAAGGAGGACTGGTGCGCCAAGTGCCAGCTGGTGCGGCCGGCGCGCGCGTGGCACTGCCGGATCTGCGGCATCTGCGTGAGGAGAATGGATCACCACTGTGTCTG CTGTGTTGGAGAATCAAATCACCAAGCATTTATACTTGCCCTTTCGGTCTTCTTGCTCACTTCGGTGTACGGGATCACACTGACCTTGGACACCATCTGTAGAGACCGAAGTGTCTTCACAGCTCTCTTCTATTGTCCTGGAGTTTATGCAGATTACAG CTCGGCTCTGGCCTTCACCTGCGTGTGGTACTCCGTGATCGTCACGGCGGGCATGGCCTACATCTTCCTCATTCAGCTGATTAACATCAGTTACAACGTCACCGAGAGGGAAGTCCAGCAGGCCCTGCGTCAGAAGACGGGGCGCCGGCTCCTCTGCGGGCTCATCGTGGATACAGGCCAGTACAATCGGGGCTTCCTGCGGAACTGGCACCAGTTCTCCACGCTGGGCgccccccccttccaccaccccgcCGAGGACATTGTCTGA